GGCTCTCCTTGACAAAAGCCGGTCTCTCCTCAGTCTCAACCTGAGGAGGGACGGCACCAGCCCACATCTAACCTGTCTCACGCGGGAGTCGTTATGCAGACGACGTCGAACATGCCCGCGGTGCGCCGAACCCGCGTTGCCGGCTGGCACGTGGCGTCAATCGTTGCGGCTGTAATGCTGTGGTCGGTGCCAGTCGCTGCGCAGAAAGGAAGGGTGACCGGACTCGTGCGCGATTCGGCCGGCGCTCCGCTCCCCGAAGCGGACGTCAGCATTACGAGCGCGCACATTTTGACACGCACCGACAACTCCGGCGCGTTCGTTCTCTCCCGCGTCGATCCCGGACAAGCCGAAGTCTCAGTGCGGCGACTCGGCTACGTGCCGCGAAGTGTCCAGGTCGACGTGAAGCCTAACACGAACGACACCCTCGTTGTCGTCATGATGGCGCAGGCGCTCGAGCTTCCCGGCGTCGACATTAACGATCACACCAGGCGCCACATGCTCTGGATCGAGGACTTTTACCGCCGGCGCGCGACAGGCATCGGCGGCACCTTCTTCACGCGCGATGATATCGAAGCCCGCCACGCGTCCCGGCTCAGTGACGTCCTTCGAGACGCGCCGGGCGTGCGCTTCGTTCGCTCACGCGGTGGCAGCGGCATTCGTTTCGACTCGCCAGCCAACTTTCGCCGCGATTGCCTGCC
This region of Gemmatimonadaceae bacterium genomic DNA includes:
- a CDS encoding carboxypeptidase regulatory-like domain-containing protein — its product is MQTTSNMPAVRRTRVAGWHVASIVAAVMLWSVPVAAQKGRVTGLVRDSAGAPLPEADVSITSAHILTRTDNSGAFVLSRVDPGQAEVSVRRLGYVPRSVQVDVKPNTNDTLVVVMMAQALELPGVDINDHTRRHMLWIEDFYRRRATGIGGTFFTRDDIEARHASRLSDVLRDAPGVRFVRSRGGSGIRFDSPANFRRDCLPQYFVDGQRVPNLEVDDFSARDIEGVELYAGPSSTPTQFQQGAVSSCGTVVIWSRVPGT